Below is a genomic region from Medicago truncatula cultivar Jemalong A17 chromosome 3, MtrunA17r5.0-ANR, whole genome shotgun sequence.
atcattaatcacaaatcaaatagaaattgaaacactttaagattcatgtgtttacctcttgaagagcagaacctttgtagtaggggtgttcgcggtccggtttggatcggttttgagAGGAAAAGtgaaccgatccaaaataaaaatcatgcgcggttcggttcggtttggatgattattcaaaaaaaatccgatccaaatatatgcggtttattttggatcggtttttggaCATCCAAAGtacaacatttaattttttattttattttaagtaataTGACACAtgcatagaaaaataataagtttgATACAGAATATAACacaaatgtattaaaaaagttttttttgacaagaaatgtattaaaaaaattaactttacacaatgaaaatgattgattatatttgaaatagATGAAGTAGTAATAATCTAGATtaaattaatgcaatatatgtttcttcaaaaaaaattaatgcaatatataatactaataaaataataaataagaattaaaATCTACTTTTGCGGTTCGGTTcgatttggttcggttttgaaaatGTGATCCGAAATCCGAACCAATCATAGCGGTTTTGccaaaacaacatccaaacacatccaaaaatattcggtttttttgcggttttcggtttttttggatcggtttgcggttttattttggatcggtttgaatttgaacacccctactttgtagcagaaatctttctgatcacgagcaaagcaaagcagcgatgcctctactcggtccacacgaacagaacttctctgatgaccggtgctagccaattTCAACGGAAATTCAGAGAGAACAAGGTTTAGAGAGCGGCGGCTAGGGcttcacaacttttgtgaattaggttaagcaatcacaaaaagttagtaatgcttgaacacaagggttctatttatagaatcacttgtgtgatcagcaagacaacacttaaatacactGTACCTTACAGTGGACtgcgtttctctatttttcgtaaattaaataataaagtcatatttaattactaataagtctcacttattattttataaataagtcttacttatttatttctctcatctatctgtcctttATGTGATAAtaatcatgtgtataattactcttttgccctcatgtctattattgaacacaaggcatagaccgtgtcatccttgtctagttcaatattgggcccgtagacatttctcctgttatgtaggaggggcaaattccatctaggtcactcatgtccctcagcatgattcatggagtatccatcaaccaactttatagtcatcctgttacggacaacgtttgaatggtgacaaagcactcgactccaacatctagggtacatagtggtttcaggttgaagggtggaatacaccactatcactatgagaatatcttatgacacttttcataacttttactatgtagtattctcatggcggatcaatccaatataaatattactcataatattttatatctatgtgaagacttgataactctttatccatgatctgtgagatgtgatcattAGTCTACCcacataatagtctctatgctttaatgatatcccacttctcaaTAAAGTTTGACTACGGACACTTTAAGAATAGTTTCTTTATGTTTAACGGGGTCTTACAATAAAGTTATACTTGATGTTCCATTAAACAgactaactattctagggactttattattttgaaacaaaacaaaatcaataaagaaatgtcttattatttatatattcacaatatatatttatatcaatatcatgatacaaagtCAAACCCAATCAACATAGATTGGCTATTAGAGCTTACTCCAACACACAATTAACCTAAAATGAAAGACTCTACATGACAGTGCAAATGATCCTAAAGTTTACCACCTCATAGAATGaaatcaacttaaaaaaaatccatgatCCTCAGTTTGCAATCATATGGTCCTACTTCGAACTTGCATAAGGTATCTACTCATAATAGTCCGAAGACCAAgactaaataaaattatgatgaattgagatgGGATTCACACAGAGGACATCTACACCATGTTGCAATCCAACCAACCCACACTTTCTATGAAACGCATGAGCATACGATTCATCGTACACGTTAATATAACACTATACATATCAACCCAACGAATGTAATACCAATAACATGTTTCCAttacatatatttcataaaatcatGTGAAAACAACATGTATCAAATACAAAAACACTATAGTGAACACATTACAACTTGGAATACAAACTGCTTACTAACAAACACATAttccaatatttaaaatatctTAACAAATGTCCTCACCTCAGTAAGCTTCCAAATCTAATAACATGTGCCCTAAACTGTATAAATTGACATAGGTGAATAACAAAGCttctaattatttatatatttattaataaggTTAAATAAACTAAgtctaaaagaaaatgttagctTCTCTAACTTGATCTTAGATAAAAGTTCAAttgacaattaaaaaataaaatattttcagaactttctaaaaattaatttaacactttaaactttattttcttCGACATTAACAATTTAAAACGTAACAAAATTCATGCTTGTAAAAGCATTTTTCAAGATAATTTTTGTTAGAAACTTtcccaaaaatattttaaatacaataaaataCTTTTTCTGATAAAATTTTAACAACGTTTCATTTGTGTTTACATGATTTAGCAGGACTTCTTGTTCGAACAGTAATCACGATGTCCCAGACAAATTCATTGTTATAAATCTAGTATCTCTTGTACTCATTTTCAGCTATCATACGACAAcgcaaatacaaataaaatactatgtttttttttttaaataataatttaactcgGACTTTTTGAAAACTTTGGTTCATAATCACAAATCATATGTACATTTTAATGGTTTCAAACATACGGATCCATTGATCCATAATTTTGACTAAAATTCCAAATTTTTTATCCTCAAAATGCCCTTATTTGGTTTGGCCAACTCAAACCCTAAACtatataatgttttaaaatgtttatcTGACAACTTGATAGATTAGCTAATTATAATATGTGATAAGAATAAACTTtcaaaaaattccaatttttttaaatattcacaaagttcaaaaacattttttttgttttatatctATAAAAATAACAACCCTATCAAACACTTTCATAAAGAAATGAgcaagaaaaagataaagatttaactctttttattttattttgtactttGCTTTTTAGAAATGGGAAGcttgaaaagtaaaaaagtGAAGTATGATTTAAACATTTTGTGTTTTGCTTTTTAGAAATGGAAagcttaaaaagtaaaaaagtatGGTACATAGTAAGATCTAAACAAAGAAGAGTATTCAAATGGTGCCACGGAAGATAAGAGTAGTAGATGATTGTGTTGGTCGATCCAGAGAAGTACAATAACAACATGAAAGTTACATGTAAAACAACAACTGCAGTAATCAATGATTGATACACATTAGGGCGTGATGTGAAGTAGTCAAACACGTCTTGGTCCAACTGAGAACAAATCATTGCACCAGATACCAAAATCACCTTCAATAAAGTACAATACATAATATGATTTAAACAAAGAAGAGTATTCAAATGGTGTCACAAAAAATAAGAGTAGTAGGAGAGAAAGTAGTGTagtctttttctctttttgtaacattcaaagataaaaatcaaattcgCAATGTTAAATCTTATAaagttatttcaattttttttaataaataaattgttcttGCCAGAAATTTAAGTGAACTTTTTGGATGATGTGTTGTGATAGAGGCGCATGacatttgaaaatattattatgtatgtataaaggaattaaaaataaatcatgtaTAAAATGCAGTAAGATCTCAAAATGTGGATTGTATTATGTTTAATAAGGTTTATCCTCATTGATTTGTTGCAATAAATGGTTCAacaataaaattatcaaaatattgTTTGTACTTAAACATAATCTtcactataatttttttgtctccATTGATATCAAAAATCGGAATGCAAAAAAGGTTGTCATTAGATATGATAGATATATTGCAATTATGGTAAAGTAAGATGATGTCTATTCTTGATGCAACATTGCTTTTATAAAAAACGTCAACGtttaatatatgttaataaTTTTCAGAATGATAATGTTTGAGAATGGGGTGTAGATTAAATATATgatatctatacctattaatttatacctattaataaaggcaattctttttgatttggtgtagcctattttacatttcaattttatccTCTAACTTCCACTTATtatgtaacttttaattttaacagttttttttttttaaataaaaaggcagcaattctttttttttttttttttttatgaaagacaacaatttttttttattgaatcaaagAGAGCACATTCATATCAACTTCCAAAAAATCCCCTCTTAAcacaaatttttattcaactttaACTTTTCATCAAACCACTAAAAGGATTCATGACAATTTACTATCCCAAACTTGCGGGTGATACAAGAAAGTGTACTAAATATTGTTTATATCTTTTCCTCCCATTATCTACTCAAAAACATTATTTCCTATTCACATCACTTCAAAATTAAATTGGTGAAATGGAAAGAGATTGTTTtaagggaaatcaaaataattgaagaatAGCGAAGATCAAAGTGAATGGAAAGCATCCTTGCAAACAAAAGTATCTAAATTTATATCATACATGAGATCATTATTTGATTGGATCATTATCTATTTGTAGCATATATAAACCCAaagcattgtttttttttttggtgaatccAAAGCATTGTTTTGATGTAACCTATTTTACTTCCCATTTTATCGTAAACTAAAATGTCATTGTTGTTAACTATCGAGTGGACAAAAACGTAAATTACTCGTATGCCTCAGCCTTATGCAATGTGTTAAAAACAATTCTCTAAATTTACCAATGAGAgtattaaagagaaaaatactgaaaaaaaataaaaactcattttaaaGAGTCGCGTAGGCGCTCATACAAATTCAAATCAGCACCACCGTGTCACCGCCGCGGCAACCGCCGTTGATTCGATTTCGAAATGGCGAACGTTGATGAACTCTTATCTTCCTCATTCTCAGATATTAACTCATACACCGGCAAAGACCCTCTTCTCCCTTGGCTCCGGTaatcttctctctctctcgctCGCTCTCTCTAGTTCATGTTTTTCAACACTCATTCATTTTGAACACTGCAGAGGAATCAAAAAGATGAAAGACACTCTTCCCTCAAAAACCCTCAAGGAAAAACTACCCGAGTTCTTGCAACAATGCGCCAAAACATTCGAGCTCGATCGACGTTACAGAAACGATTTACGTTATCTTCGTGTTTGGCTCCACTTGGTAATTGAATCAAATCACCcttgttgaaattttttgaatttgcgAAATGAGTTTTGGGAAATTGTtattaaagtttgaatttttagtGTTATTGTGTTGGATTTTGTGATTAGGTTGAAATTAAGGAATAATGAAatgtttagtgatttttttcTGCGTGATTGGTAGatggattttgttgatgaccCGAGTGCCTTGTTGAGAACCATGGAGGTTAATCAAATTGGAACTAAACGGTGTCAATTTTATCAAGCATATGCTCTTTACTACGAGAAGAGTAAGAATTATGATGAGGCAGAGAAAATGTATCATATGGGAGTTAAGAAGTAAGTTCTTTGCTCTATTTACGGATCCTGTTCAATTTATTCTTGTGTTTTGATGCTTGTTTTTAGGAAATAGGAACATAAAAACTTGCTCCGAATTTTGATTAGATTATGCTTGAAATTTGTTGCATGCATTGTTTTCAATTAGCAGATTGGCACAACAAATGTCTATCTAGTTCTTTGATTGTtatgagttttatttttgtccaaaaTCCTCACAAGTTGTGTTTACCTTGCTTCTGTTGttgaataagttgttatttgaacaacaaaaTTTGGCGATGATCGTCACCACCTACATGTAGTTGGTGGTTAATCTGTTTTGACATGTAGAAGAGCACTTGAAAATTATGATTAACCATGTTCAAGTTTGTGATTAATGAAGTTATGTTTGTAGATAATGAGTTTCAATACCTGATATTGAACATAATTTACCTCTATCTGAACTGCATTAACCACTTAAAAAGTTGTCACGAAAGTTATCTAAATTTGGTTGTGCCAAAATAATTTCTCTTGTTGAATAGCCTAGCAGAGCCTGTGGATGAACTGCAGAAATCTTATGAACAATTTCTTCAACGCATGAAGCGCAAGAAGAAAATTCAGGTATTGACTAGTTTTTTCCTTCATGTGTCCATCTATGCtgtttttgtcatttatttGTTATTCTTGGTACTTGGTCCATTCAGTGTAGCtagttttaataaaatgttataCAATATCAGGAAATGAAAGCTGCTGATAGACGCGTAAAGGCTAAAAATGATGAGAGCAAGAAACTTCGCGGTGATCATACAGTTGTAATCAACAAGTTTGTTGACACTGCCATGGATGGAAAGTCTGAAGCAGAAAATGCATGCCATCATGGACTGGTAGATCCTACAATAAATATGAAGGAGGCCATGAATGCCATTAACAGCATGTTCAGTGAGCCATTAGAGACTGTTCCTTTGGGCAAGAAATTACATAAGAacaattcaaaagaaaattgcAGTTCAATGAACTTTGAAgtttttgttgatgaaaatttggataaagaaaataaaccaaGCGGTTCCGCATCACTTCAGCACAGGAATGAAGGTGGCAAACCTCAACAAGAATCACTCCAGATACATATTGATGATGAAGGACATTCAGAAGGTTCTACTTCATCAGTTTCAAAAGTAAATGGCTTTGTTTTTCCCCGACCTAAGGATGTTCCTTCTGAGAAATCTAGGGATATGGATGCACAAAAATCTCATAATTCAAAGTTCAGAGAAGATACAGTTGTTCGTAGATTTGTTGGTTCTGCCATTTTGGATGAACCAAAGGTGGAAAATGCTTGTCACCACGGTTTAGTAGACCCCACAATCAACATGAAGGAAGCAATGGATGACATAAACAACATGTTTGGGAAGCCAATAGACTTTGTTAGAAAGAAAAGGTCACTGAAGCAAGAGAATGCACCGGAGAACAATAGTGGAAAGGAATTCGGTGGGTTTTCAATCCTTgccgatgatgatgatgacctCAAACAGAAACAAGGAGGTAAGCCAATAGATTTTGTTCGGAAAAAAAGATTAATGAAGCAGGAGAAAGCACCGGGGAACAACAGTGGAAAGGAACTCAGTGGGTTTTCGATACTTGCGGATGATGACCTCGAGCAGAAACAACGTCCTCCACTACCAAAATCGCGAGGAAAGTCAAAGGAATCAGATTTATTTGAGCCAACTCTCCACACAAAGGAAGCCATGGATGACATTAACATGATGTTTAATATGCCTCTGGATTTTTAGGAACAGTGTTTTTGTGGATGAATATCCGCACGTTTCTTCCTTTGGAACTAGTTTGAGGTTTGTACCAATTCATCCACTTTTAGGTGGATTAGTTTTTCACAAGGTTCTATCTAGAGACCTCACTTGAGAATACCTTGTACACATTTGGGCATTGCATACCTAGTGTAGTGCCATTAAGCTAACCCATTAGGGTAGGAACAAAGTGTTTGCTGAGTGCCAGTTCTAATTCGAAGCAGAATTGTCTTGATTTTGTGTGGCATAATAGAGTGTGaagtttcatttcattactcttgttttcttttttaataaaagaaccTTATGACTTTTATAAACTTTGTATGCTTATTGAACTCAAGCTAGAACAGTCACAAACCCATTAaaccataaattaaattatcaGCATTAACATTGCATTTGTGAATCAgtataccaaaaaaataacaaaagatacaattttaatttgaaaacttATAAAGTTATAATAATACAGAGACAAATCATAGCAACGACATAATAATAGTCAATGAATCCCAAAATGGTTGATGGATGGTAATTCATAATGGTTTGAGGCATTAGTAGTGAGTCTTTGAGCAATCCGGAGGATGGAAAGCCAAGGGACCAGCAGCATATATAACAGCCTCATACCTTCTTCCACGCAATATCTTGTTCTCATAACGAAGAGGAGATCCATTCAAACCATAATTAACATTCGCGAGAAGGCTGCAACCCTCAAGAGGCGACCAAATAGGCTTCACGAAGCAAGCATGGAGTGGATGATCTAGTATATCATGCTGCATTTTGAACTCTTCTAGTTGTGCATAGAGGTAACCATTTTTGTCTGTTTGGAAGACTTTGTAGTAACTAACATGACCTTTGTGGTTTTTGCAGGTGACGCTTACTTTGGCTGAAGGAATTGGCTTGGCTCCATTTAGAGACCAGGTTCCAGAATGTTCACAGGTTTGACAGTAGACTGTAGTTTCCACAACTACATCTATTTTCTCTATTGTAGCTTCAGTAGCATAAGAGAATGCTACAATGAGAAGCAAGAGAGAAAAGATGGTGAAGTGAGTGGCAGCCATTTTCCTCAAGGGTTTAAGGGAGAGAAAGAGGTAAAGACAAGGCTTActaattgaagaaaaacatTTGATAGATTGATATATATAGCATATGATAGCTTATTGGTATTTGGTGGTTAGGATCAACGTGCATTCCATTAGACCATTATGTTGACAATGTATTacattataatatttaataaatatatacgTGAAGGCCACCTCTCTCCATGTACATGTATATTTTCTTGCTAtaccaaaatatattcattgtgTAATGTTGTAGATAACAATGACCCAATGCAAACTCGAATTTACTGCGATTAAAAATGGGTGAAGTGAGTGCAACAATAAATTAGAATTGTGAATAAAGATTTAGGTCTTATTTGGATAGACATCTTAATGAAACACTTATCATATTAGTGCTAATGTATAAGTtctttctaaaacaaaaaataaaataaagtcaaattatttttataaaactaTATGTTGTGTTCATAAACTATCCtaaagagcttatgaaaataagttgaaaacagttTATGGATATATCTTATGTTTTTTGCTAAATTCCTCCGAAATGTTTAACATGTGTTTGAGTTAGCAGATATGTTCAAATAAGTTTATGGTGGATCTTAGTCTCTAGTGCCAACCAAGCTAAAAAATTACTTCAACACCAAGAATTGTCTTGGCCACTCATGATTTAGCTTATGACCAAATCCTAGGGATGATTTGGATATGACACATCAGTCAAATTTTGAACGTAAAGTGAATAGTTTATACTTTATAACGTATAAATTCATGTGACAAAAATAGTTTCCGATTGGTAATAGTTTTTTCTCACGAGTTTATAATGATTTTTA
It encodes:
- the LOC11414327 gene encoding probable inactive serine/threonine-protein kinase bub1; this translates as MANVDELLSSSFSDINSYTGKDPLLPWLRGIKKMKDTLPSKTLKEKLPEFLQQCAKTFELDRRYRNDLRYLRVWLHLMDFVDDPSALLRTMEVNQIGTKRCQFYQAYALYYEKSKNYDEAEKMYHMGVKNLAEPVDELQKSYEQFLQRMKRKKKIQEMKAADRRVKAKNDESKKLRGDHTVVINKFVDTAMDGKSEAENACHHGLVDPTINMKEAMNAINSMFSEPLETVPLGKKLHKNNSKENCSSMNFEVFVDENLDKENKPSGSASLQHRNEGGKPQQESLQIHIDDEGHSEGSTSSVSKVNGFVFPRPKDVPSEKSRDMDAQKSHNSKFREDTVVRRFVGSAILDEPKVENACHHGLVDPTINMKEAMDDINNMFGKPIDFVRKKRSLKQENAPENNSGKEFGGFSILADDDDDLKQKQGGKPIDFVRKKRLMKQEKAPGNNSGKELSGFSILADDDLEQKQRPPLPKSRGKSKESDLFEPTLHTKEAMDDINMMFNMPLDF
- the LOC11411376 gene encoding non-classical arabinogalactan protein 30, with protein sequence MAATHFTIFSLLLLIVAFSYATEATIEKIDVVVETTVYCQTCEHSGTWSLNGAKPIPSAKVSVTCKNHKGHVSYYKVFQTDKNGYLYAQLEEFKMQHDILDHPLHACFVKPIWSPLEGCSLLANVNYGLNGSPLRYENKILRGRRYEAVIYAAGPLAFHPPDCSKTHY